In Poecilia reticulata strain Guanapo unplaced genomic scaffold, Guppy_female_1.0+MT scaffold_131, whole genome shotgun sequence, one genomic interval encodes:
- the LOC103459894 gene encoding A disintegrin and metalloproteinase with thrombospondin motifs 2-like: protein MDRLGSXLLVLVFLLHVSCCFSGSLHQVLSEFSIIRPIRTDSEGRLLSESVSAHHPYRSKRHAPSNKDTPNNSQAQQAPPTWRSSFSHSWRGRSPKEEAELFYNVTVFGRHLHLRLHPNSRLIAPTATLEWEESGYLHSEPIREDDCFYTGTVSDLDDTSVAISNCDGLAGMIRTGGEEFFIEPLKDDEEEGKGEQRHIVYHSSAIIRKPSAANQTSEDFLRGPLLGLLNPNPMLGPNRSGRRRRDTLAEMFHIEVLLAVDYSLLLFHGREHILKYLLTLMNIVNEIYQEPSLGANINVVVARIIMLTGTKSQELIAVGNPQKSLENVCGWSYLQQVEQTQEAQHDHTIYLTRQEFGPTGMQGYAPVTGMCQLHRSCVLVLEDGFSSAFVAAHETGHVLGMEHDGEMNNCMDDVPLGSIMSPRVQATFYRYHWSSCSWRELHRYLHTYDCLRDDPFSHEWPAQPQLPGFQYTMDQQCRFDFGPGFSMCTAYTTPDPCKQLWCSDYNNPFFCKTKKGPPLDGTKCGPGKHCFKGFCMKLTPNLLKQHGNWGRWSPFGSCSRTCGGGVRFRTRQCDNPPPANGGRTCYGNSYEFQLCSQEDCPPLTDFREDQCKAWNPFLEHEGMKHHWRPYEHPDQDERCRLYCQSKETGAVVSMNRMVHDGTLCSYDDAYSVCVRGECEHVGCDGQIASDRREDQCGVCGGDDSTCKIVKGNFTRSTRKLGYLKMLEIPKGARRLVIQEFKGSPHTLAVKNQETDHLFLNDEHEIPESRVVIEKGVVWQYNKTGEQEALHSNGPLKYSVILMVRSHLDSKVTVSYSYIIQDHIRSSLESNLVQEEAVVYEWALKKWSHCSQPCGGGTQYTRFGCRRKADGKMVERVYCSDVNKPRPISRKCNAETCRSPQWVTGDWEACSASCGQTGWQRRWVSCQQESSSGKQRRSVNSKLCGDDRPEAKQTCNRFLCPAGWRTGPWTVCSVSCGNGTQERQVACLNPEGSPGNCSDLQPIAARPCQAPPCNGDPKNAIILWLSRSNPSFPAPQTSPRQRCRGDRSVFCRMETLSRYCSIPGYRQMCCKFCSERNTSNSDGFSNFTNSSNFTNSSNFTNSSNFTNSSNFINSSNFTNSSSQSPTDSPANNSSYWELTERMMSVTSSTSSVGDVTSDVTSTPTPTSRSSTDFLYVDYDYEFQTYVDTPVAPATTAAAITAVTMVTTVTSTAGTTTARPIETTPVHLLSRKTAPVSVVTVDQNQTAPPIRTSEHTAPATGAPVSASREKNSVDEVQYRVVGADGTTKDQQNLFVPRVLPFHERTQNQRIQQLLKEKQLQNLLRLEDRTRARRNLLARQNRTRARRRD, encoded by the exons GTTCTCTCCATCAGGTTCTGTCAGAGTTCAGCATCATTCGTCCAATCAGAACTGACTCAGAGGGACGGCTCCTGTCAGAGTCAGTCTCTGCCCACCATCCATACCGAAGCAAGAGACACGCCCCTTCCAATAAGGACACGCCCAACAACTCCCAGGCACAACAGGCCCCGCCCACTTGGAGATCATCCTTCAGCCATTCATGGAGGGGGAGGAGTCCCAAGGAAGAGGCGGAGCTCTTCTACAACGTGACGGTGTTTGGTCGGCACCTCCACCTGCGGCTGCATCCAAACTCCCGCCTCATCGCTCCCACTGCTACCTTGGAGTGGGAGGAGTCAGGATACCTGCActctgagccaatcagagaggaTGACTGCTTCTACACAGGAACAGTGTCAGACCTGGATGACACGTCTGTGGCCATCAGCAACTGCGACGGACTG GCAGGGATGATCCGGACCGGAGGAGAAGAGTTCTTCATTGAACCGCTGAAAGACGATGAGGAGGAGGGCAAAGGCGAGCAAAGGCACATTGTTTATCACTCTTCGGCCATCATCAGGAAACCATCAGCTGCTAATCAGACCTCAGAGGACTTCCTGCGAG GGCCGCTGCTAGGACTGCTGAATCCGAACCCAATGCTGGGTCCAAACAGGTCAGGTCGTCGGCGCCGTGACACCTTGgctgaaatgtttcacattgAG GTGCTGCTGGCCGTGGATTACTCCCTGCTTCTCTTCCACGGCCGTGAACACATCCTGAAGTATCTCCTCACCTTGATGAACATT GTCAATGAGATCTACCAGGAACCCTCTCTGGGGGCCAACATCAATGTGGTGGTAGCCCGGATCATCATGCTGACCGGAACCAAG TCCCAGGAGCTGATTGCGGTGGGGAATCCTCAGAAGAGCTTGGAGAACGTCTGCGGATGGTCGTACCtgcagcaggtggagcagaCCCAGGAGGCGCAGCACGACCACACCATCTACCTGACCCGCCAGGAGTTCGGTCCCACTGGCATGCAGG GTTATGCTCCGGTCACCGGGATGTGCCAGCTGCACCGGAGCTGCGTCCTGGTTCTAGAAGACGGATTTTCCTCGGCTTTTGTTGCTGCGCATGAGACGGGCCACGT gCTGGGCATGGAGCATGATGGGGAGATGAACAACTGCATGGACGACGTCCCTCTGGGCAGCATCATGTCTCCCCGGGTCCAGGCCACCTTCTACCGCTACCACtggtccagctgcagctggagggaGCTGCACCGCTACCTGCA CACCTACGACTGTCTCCGTGATGACCCCTTCAGCCACGAGTGGCCCGCCCAGCCGCAGCTACCGGGCTTCCAGTACACCATGGACCAGCAGTGCCGCTTTGACTTCGGCCCGGGATTCAGCATGTGTACCGCT TACACAACTCCTGACCCCTGCAAGCAGCTGTGGTGCAGCGACTACAACAACCCGTTTTTCTGTAAGACCAAGAAAGGTCCGCCGCTGGATGGGACCAAGTGTGGACCAGGCAAG CACTGCTTCAAAGGCTTCTGCATGAAGTTGACCCCAAACCTCCTGAAACAACATGGAAACTGGGGGCGCTGGAGTCCATTCGGCAGCTGCTCCCGGACCTGCGGGGGCGGGGTCCGGTTCCGGACCAGACAGTGTGATAACCCCCC TCCAGCCAACGGAGGGCGCACCTGCTACGGGAACAGCTATGAGTTCCAGCTGTGCAGCCAGGAAGACTGCCCCCCCCTCACCGACTTCAG GGAGGATCAGTGTAAAGCCTGGAATCCATTCCTGGAGCATGAAGGAATGAAGCATCATTGGCGTCCATATGAGCATCCTGACC aggaCGAGCGCTGCCGTCTGTACTGTCAGTCCAAGGAGACGGGCGCCGTGGTGTCCATGAACAGAATGGTGCATGATGGGACGCTGTGTTCCTACGACGACGCCTACAGCGTCTGCGTCCGAGGAGAGTGTGAG CATGTGGGATGCGACGGCCAGATCGCCTCGGACCGGCGGGAGGATCAGTGTGGAGTCTGTGGCGGAGACGACTCCACCTGTAAGATCGTTAAGGGGAACTTCACCCGCAGCACCAGGAAGCTAG GTTACCTGAAGATGCTGGAAATTCCCAAAGGAGCCAGGCGTCTGGTGATCCAGGAGTTTAAGGGGAGCCCTCACACCCTGG CTGTGAAGAACCAGGAGACGGATCATCTCTTCCTCAACGATGAACATGAGATTCCTGAGAGCCGGGTGGTGATAGAGAAGGGAGTGGTGTGGCAGTACAACAAGACCGGTGAGCAGGAGGCGCTGCACAGTAACGGGCCGCTGAAGTACAGCGTCATACTCATG GTCCGTTCTCACCTGGATTCCAAGGTGACGGTGTCTTACAGCTACATCATTCAGGACCACATCCGGTCCTCTCTGGAGTCTAACCTGGTGCAGGAGGAAGCTGTGGTCTATGAGTGGGCCCTCAAGAAGTGGTCCCACTGTTCCCAGCCCTGTGGTGGAG GGACGCAGTACACACGGTTTGGCTGCAGAAGGAAGGCTGACGGGAAAATGGTGGAGAGGGTCTACTGCTCCGATGTCAACAAGCCCAGACCCATCAGCCGCAAGTGCAATGCCGAGACCTGCAGATCTCCACA GTGGGTGACTGGGGACTGGGAGGCCTGCAGCGCCTCCTGTGGGCAGACAGGGTGGCAGCGCCGCTGGGTAAGTTGCCAGCAGGAGTCCAGCAGTGGGAAGCAGCGCCGCTCAGTAAACAGCAAGCTCTGTGGCGATGACCGGCCAGAGGCCAAGCAGACCTGCAACCGGTTCCTCTGCCCCGCTGGTTGGAGGACTGGGCCCTGGACTGTG TGTTCGGTCTCCTGTGGAAACGGGACTCAGGAACGTCAGGTTGCTTGTTTGAATCCTGAAGGCTCACCTGGAAACTGCAGTGATCTTCAGCCAATAGCAGCGCGCCCTTGTCAGGCCCCGCCCTGCAACG GAGATCCAAAGAACGCCATCATCCTCTGGCTGTCCAGGTCCAACCCCAGCTTCCCGGCTCCACAGACATCTCCCA GGCAGCGTTGCCGTGGAGACCGATCTGTCTTCTGTCGGATGGAGACGCTTAGTCGGTACTGTTCGATCCCTGGATACAGGCAGATGTGCTGCAAGTTCTGCAGTGAGAGGAACACTAGCAACTCTGATGGGTTCAGTAACTTCACCAACTCCAGCAACTTCACCAACTCCAGTAACTTCACCAACTCCAGCAACTTCACCAACTCCAGCAACTTCATCAATTCCAGCAACTTCACCAACTCTAGCAGCCAGAGTCCCACTGACTCCCCAGCAAACAACAGCAG TTACTGGGAGCTGACTGAAAGGATGATGTCGGTGACTTCGTCTACCTCATCAGTTGGTGATGTCACCAGTGATGTCACCAGCACACCCACCCCTACAAGCAGGAGCAGCACCGACTTTCTCTATGTGGACTACGACTACGAGTTTCAAACGTACGTTGACACGCCTGTTGCTCCAGCCACCACAGCTGCCGCAATTACTGCGGTTACCATGGTCACCACGGTTACATCCACAGCTGGGACTACAACAGCGCGGCCAATAGAAACCACTCCCGTGCATCTGCTGAGCAGGAAAACTGCCCCGGTCTCCGTGGTTACGGTTGATCAGAACCAGACAGCGCCACCAATCAGAACCTCCGAACACACTGCCCCAGCAACAGGGGCGCCGGTGTCGGCCTCCAGGGAGAAGAACTCGGTGGATGAGGTCCAGTACCGGGTGGTTGGAGCAGATGGTACCACCAAAGACCAGCAGAACCTCTTCGTTCCCCGCGTGCTGCCTTTCCATGAACGTACTCAGAACCAGCGCATCCAGCAGCTTCTGAAGgagaagcagctgcagaaccTTCTGAGGCTGGAAGACCGGACCAGGGCGAGGCGGAACCTCCTGGCCCGGCAGAACCGGACCAGAGCGAGGCGGAGGGACTGA